One window of the Thermodesulfomicrobium sp. WS genome contains the following:
- the potA gene encoding spermidine/putrescine ABC transporter ATP-binding protein PotA — translation MADTVLELRAVSKRYGDTLAVDGISLAVERGEFLTLLGPSGCGKTTVLRLLAGFETPSAGEILLEGRSMTGVPPERRAINTVFQSYALFPHMNVFDNVAFGLRMRGVGAREIRRRVEEALHLVHMEEFATRMVDRLSGGQQQRVAIARAVVNKPVVLLLDEPLSALDYRLRRRMQLELKHLQRSLGITFILVTHDQEEAFSMSDRVAVMNQGRVEQLDTPTAVYENPANLFVARFVGEINVLPAEVVACLGEVTQVRVEGRVIALRTPNAAWSAGDQVHVLLRPEDLRVETVRDLDEDPELRESFGRVPAFLGVVEETVYKGATYDVVLRLDSGTVLTATEFFNEDDETVYFRAGDRVAVTWVQGWETVLPHAS, via the coding sequence GTGGCGGATACCGTCTTGGAACTGCGTGCGGTAAGCAAGCGCTACGGGGATACCCTTGCCGTGGACGGCATCTCTCTTGCCGTGGAACGGGGGGAATTTCTCACACTCCTTGGTCCTTCCGGGTGCGGCAAGACCACGGTGCTCCGGCTACTTGCCGGTTTTGAAACACCGAGCGCAGGGGAGATCCTCCTCGAGGGGCGATCCATGACCGGGGTGCCGCCGGAGCGCCGCGCTATCAATACGGTATTTCAAAGCTACGCCCTTTTTCCCCACATGAACGTGTTCGACAACGTGGCCTTTGGCCTGCGCATGCGGGGCGTTGGCGCACGCGAGATCCGTCGTCGGGTTGAGGAAGCCTTGCACCTGGTGCATATGGAAGAGTTTGCCACGCGTATGGTGGACCGGCTCTCGGGCGGCCAGCAGCAGCGGGTGGCCATTGCCCGGGCTGTGGTGAACAAGCCGGTGGTGCTGCTCCTCGACGAGCCCCTTTCCGCCCTGGACTACCGTCTGCGCCGGCGCATGCAGCTCGAGCTCAAGCATCTGCAGCGCTCTTTGGGGATCACCTTCATCCTCGTCACCCACGACCAGGAAGAGGCCTTTTCCATGTCCGACCGGGTGGCGGTCATGAACCAGGGACGGGTGGAGCAATTGGATACCCCCACAGCGGTGTACGAAAACCCCGCAAATCTTTTTGTGGCGCGCTTCGTGGGCGAGATCAACGTGCTGCCTGCGGAGGTGGTGGCGTGTTTGGGCGAAGTCACTCAGGTACGGGTGGAAGGCCGGGTCATTGCGCTGCGGACGCCAAATGCCGCCTGGAGCGCTGGCGACCAGGTGCATGTCCTTTTGCGGCCTGAGGACTTGCGGGTGGAAACCGTGCGGGACTTGGACGAAGACCCGGAGCTTCGCGAAAGTTTCGGCCGGGTGCCCGCGTTTTTGGGCGTCGTGGAAGAGACGGTGTACAAAGGTGCCACCTATGACGTGGTGCTGCGTCTCGATAGCGGCACGGTGCTCACGGCCACCGAATTCTTCAATGAAGACGACGAGACGGTGTATTTCCGCGCCGGGGACCGGGTGGCCGTCACCTGGGTGCAGGGCTGGGAAACGGTGCTCCCCCATGCGTCGTGA
- a CDS encoding isoprenylcysteine carboxylmethyltransferase family protein, which yields MQQRHPFLAGYGVIIAGAVLENGILGTRYLMLGALWGLVWLGLGLAALVWAKRALKRSEGGVFLVQDGPYAWTRHPAAAAHFLGIMPGLCLILNTNIGILGILYAVYLFFQSVEEEEMELEEKFGEQYFAYKERVSRLIPCKM from the coding sequence ATGCAGCAGCGTCATCCTTTTCTTGCTGGCTATGGCGTCATCATCGCTGGCGCAGTGCTCGAAAACGGCATCCTCGGCACGCGCTACCTGATGCTGGGAGCCTTGTGGGGGCTGGTATGGCTGGGGCTTGGGCTGGCGGCCTTGGTGTGGGCCAAGCGGGCCCTCAAGCGTTCGGAAGGCGGCGTCTTTCTGGTTCAGGATGGACCCTACGCCTGGACGCGACATCCTGCAGCCGCAGCGCATTTTCTGGGCATCATGCCTGGACTGTGTCTGATCCTTAATACTAACATCGGTATTTTAGGAATTTTATACGCAGTGTATTTGTTTTTCCAAAGCGTTGAAGAAGAGGAAATGGAATTGGAAGAAAAGTTTGGAGAGCAATATTTTGCATATAAGGAGCGTGTTTCTCGATTGATACCATGTAAGATGTAG
- the ettA gene encoding energy-dependent translational throttle protein EttA, which yields MADEPNKIIYSMIRVSKFYDKKPVLKDISLSFFYGAKIGVLGLNGSGKSSLLRIMAGVDTNFQGEIVRAPGYSIGYLEQEPTLDPQKTVRQVVQEAVADTVALLAEFEAINAAFADPDADMDALIARQAEVQEKLDAADAWDLDSKLEMAMDALRCPEPDTPVSVLSGGEKRRVALCRLLLQRPDILLLDEPTNHLDAETVSWLEHHLQTYPGTVIAVTHDRYFLDNVAGWILELDRGMGIPWKGNYSSWLEQKEQRLAQEEKEMSARRRTLQHELEWIRMSPKGRQAKGKARITAYEKLLSQETKERLRELELFIPPGPRLGDVVIEAKDVYKSFGDRVLVENLTFTVPPGAIVGIIGPNGAGKTTLFRMITGQEHPDAGEIRLGPTVRLAYVDQERQNLDGKKSVWEAVSGGYDMISLGGRDVNSRAYVAKFGFTGAEQQKQVAVLSGGERNRLYLALMLQREANVLLLDEPTNDLDVNTLRALEDALEHYAGCALIISHDRWFLDRVATHILAFEGDSQAVWFEGNYSEYEKDYKRRTGQDLLVPRRIRYRQLTR from the coding sequence ATGGCTGATGAACCGAATAAGATTATTTATTCCATGATTCGGGTTTCCAAATTTTATGACAAGAAGCCCGTTCTCAAGGATATCTCCCTTTCTTTTTTCTACGGGGCGAAAATTGGCGTCTTGGGGCTCAACGGATCCGGCAAGAGTTCCCTTTTGCGCATCATGGCTGGCGTGGATACCAACTTTCAGGGAGAGATCGTTCGAGCCCCGGGCTATAGCATCGGCTATCTCGAACAGGAGCCCACGCTTGATCCCCAAAAAACCGTGCGCCAGGTGGTGCAAGAGGCGGTGGCCGACACCGTGGCCTTGCTTGCGGAATTCGAGGCCATCAATGCCGCCTTTGCCGATCCAGACGCGGACATGGACGCCCTCATCGCCCGGCAGGCCGAGGTACAGGAAAAGCTCGACGCCGCGGATGCCTGGGACTTGGACTCCAAGCTGGAGATGGCCATGGACGCCCTGCGCTGCCCAGAGCCGGATACCCCAGTGTCGGTCCTCTCCGGCGGGGAGAAGCGGCGGGTAGCCTTGTGCCGACTGCTTCTGCAGCGCCCCGACATCCTGCTCCTGGACGAGCCCACCAACCACCTGGATGCCGAGACGGTCAGCTGGCTGGAGCATCACCTGCAGACCTACCCGGGGACGGTCATCGCCGTCACCCACGACCGCTACTTTTTGGACAACGTGGCTGGCTGGATCCTGGAGCTGGACCGCGGCATGGGTATCCCGTGGAAAGGCAATTATTCCTCGTGGTTGGAACAAAAAGAGCAGCGTCTGGCCCAGGAAGAAAAGGAGATGAGCGCCCGGCGGCGTACCCTGCAGCATGAACTCGAGTGGATCCGCATGAGCCCCAAGGGCCGGCAGGCCAAGGGCAAGGCGCGCATCACTGCGTACGAAAAGCTCCTTTCCCAGGAGACCAAGGAGCGGCTGCGGGAGCTGGAGCTCTTCATCCCGCCGGGGCCGCGCCTGGGAGACGTGGTCATCGAGGCCAAAGACGTGTATAAGTCCTTCGGAGACCGCGTGCTGGTGGAAAATCTCACCTTCACGGTGCCGCCGGGCGCCATTGTGGGCATCATCGGCCCCAACGGCGCGGGCAAGACCACGCTCTTTCGCATGATTACCGGCCAGGAGCACCCCGATGCCGGGGAAATCCGCTTGGGGCCCACGGTGCGCCTGGCGTACGTGGATCAGGAACGCCAGAATTTGGACGGGAAAAAGAGTGTCTGGGAGGCCGTGTCCGGCGGCTATGACATGATTTCCCTGGGGGGCCGGGACGTCAACTCCCGGGCGTACGTGGCCAAATTCGGCTTCACGGGTGCGGAGCAGCAAAAGCAGGTGGCCGTGCTTTCGGGCGGCGAGCGCAACCGCCTGTACCTTGCCCTCATGCTCCAGCGCGAGGCCAATGTGCTCCTGTTGGACGAGCCCACCAACGACCTGGACGTCAATACCCTGCGCGCCTTGGAAGACGCCCTGGAGCACTACGCCGGCTGCGCGCTCATCATCTCCCATGACCGCTGGTTCCTCGACCGCGTGGCCACGCATATCCTGGCCTTCGAGGGCGATAGCCAGGCCGTGTGGTTCGAGGGCAATTATTCGGAGTACGAAAAAGACTACAAGCGTCGCACCGGTCAGGACTTGCTCGTCCCCCGGCGCATCCGCTATCGGCAGCTTACCCGCTAA
- a CDS encoding amino acid ABC transporter permease: MNEWNFFLHRLVPALNQGLTVTLALIVPSALLGLLGGVVVGSLRVYGGPLWGRLACAYAAVFRGTPLVIQLFMLYFGLPNLGITLSPYAAAVIGFTLCSAAYHSEYVRGGLRAVRRGQLLAAQALGFSTWKSLIWIVVPQAIRKALPGCGNEIIYLIKYSSLAYVVTCFELTGQAKIVASESFRFSEVFLVAGMYYLAMVTLAGKFLQWIERRLAIPGFGTL; encoded by the coding sequence ATGAATGAATGGAATTTTTTTCTGCACCGCCTGGTCCCGGCCCTCAATCAAGGTCTTACGGTCACCCTTGCGCTCATTGTGCCTTCGGCGCTTTTGGGGCTTTTGGGCGGCGTGGTCGTAGGGAGCCTGCGGGTGTATGGCGGTCCGCTGTGGGGACGTCTGGCTTGCGCGTATGCAGCGGTCTTTCGCGGTACTCCGCTCGTGATCCAGCTCTTCATGCTCTATTTTGGACTTCCCAACCTGGGCATCACCTTGAGTCCGTATGCCGCGGCGGTAATCGGCTTTACCTTGTGCAGCGCTGCGTATCACTCGGAATACGTGCGCGGCGGGCTGCGGGCGGTACGCCGCGGCCAGCTCTTGGCGGCCCAGGCCCTGGGGTTTTCCACCTGGAAATCCTTGATATGGATCGTCGTTCCCCAGGCAATACGCAAGGCCTTGCCGGGGTGTGGCAATGAGATCATCTATCTCATCAAATATTCGTCCCTGGCGTATGTGGTCACGTGCTTTGAATTGACCGGTCAGGCGAAGATCGTCGCGAGCGAAAGCTTCCGCTTCAGCGAGGTATTCTTGGTTGCTGGGATGTATTATCTCGCCATGGTGACTTTGGCAGGCAAATTTTTGCAATGGATAGAGCGTCGGCTCGCCATCCCAGGATTTGGAACATTGTAA
- a CDS encoding amino acid ABC transporter ATP-binding protein: protein MRVVGISKRLGGRVILDSIHLDLCKGQTKVLIGPSGGGKSTLLQCMNLLLTPDAGFIELEGRTIDPRNKRELYAFRQQVGMIFQDFNLFDHLNALDNVAIALRKVRGWSRREAEARAMEELARVGLADKARLYPAELSGGQKQRVSIARALAMDPKVMLLDEPTSALDPELVTEVLAVIRALAQAGMTMVMATHQMGFARALADEVLFMDAGRIIEQGSPTALLAPGSGTRTLDFCSQLAEGL, encoded by the coding sequence ATGCGGGTGGTGGGGATTTCCAAGCGCTTGGGTGGCCGCGTGATCTTGGATTCCATCCACCTGGATCTTTGTAAAGGTCAGACCAAGGTCCTCATTGGTCCCTCTGGCGGTGGCAAGAGTACTTTGCTCCAATGTATGAACCTCCTGCTCACTCCGGATGCGGGCTTCATCGAGCTCGAAGGCCGGACCATCGACCCGCGCAACAAGCGGGAGCTGTATGCCTTTCGGCAGCAGGTGGGGATGATTTTCCAGGATTTCAACCTGTTCGATCACCTCAATGCCCTAGATAACGTGGCCATCGCCCTGCGCAAGGTGCGGGGGTGGTCGCGTCGGGAGGCCGAAGCGCGGGCCATGGAAGAGCTTGCGCGGGTGGGGCTTGCCGACAAGGCCCGTCTGTACCCTGCGGAGCTTTCCGGCGGCCAGAAGCAACGGGTATCCATTGCCCGCGCCCTGGCCATGGACCCCAAGGTCATGCTCCTCGATGAGCCGACCTCGGCGCTGGACCCGGAGTTGGTGACCGAAGTGCTCGCGGTCATCCGCGCCTTGGCCCAGGCGGGTATGACCATGGTCATGGCCACGCATCAGATGGGCTTTGCCCGGGCTTTGGCCGACGAAGTGCTCTTCATGGATGCGGGCCGCATCATCGAGCAGGGGAGCCCCACCGCGCTGCTTGCTCCAGGCTCCGGGACCCGCACCTTGGATTTTTGCTCCCAATTGGCGGAAGGGCTCTGA
- a CDS encoding amino acid ABC transporter permease: protein MQEMVTVLWEAAPFIVQGAGVTAVAVVGAMFLGLAIGVPVAVAQTYGPAILGRIASVYVWFFRGIPILVLLFLFYFGLFSWIGLNLSALAATVLVLGMTSGAYQSQIFRGSILALPQGQFKAALALGMSQGQAVRTIILPQALRLSIPGWSNEYSILLKDSALAFVLGTSEIMARTHFVATRTYQHLPLYVMAAVLYFLLTWVGVSGLRWLERRVRIKGYGEVA, encoded by the coding sequence ATGCAGGAAATGGTGACGGTTCTCTGGGAGGCGGCCCCCTTTATCGTGCAGGGTGCGGGCGTGACTGCCGTGGCCGTGGTTGGGGCCATGTTTTTGGGACTTGCCATCGGGGTACCCGTGGCAGTGGCCCAGACCTATGGCCCGGCCATACTTGGGCGTATCGCCTCTGTATATGTGTGGTTCTTTCGGGGCATTCCCATTCTCGTGCTCCTCTTTCTTTTTTATTTCGGCCTGTTTTCTTGGATCGGCCTCAACTTGAGCGCCCTTGCCGCGACTGTTTTGGTCCTGGGGATGACGAGCGGCGCCTACCAGTCGCAAATTTTTCGGGGTTCCATTTTGGCCCTCCCGCAAGGCCAGTTCAAGGCGGCCTTGGCCTTAGGCATGTCCCAAGGGCAGGCGGTGCGCACCATCATCTTGCCGCAGGCCCTGCGTCTTTCTATTCCGGGATGGTCCAACGAGTATTCCATCTTGCTCAAGGATTCGGCCTTGGCGTTTGTGCTCGGCACGAGCGAAATCATGGCTCGCACGCATTTTGTGGCAACACGGACGTACCAGCATCTGCCTCTCTACGTAATGGCCGCGGTCCTGTATTTCCTCTTGACCTGGGTTGGGGTCTCAGGGCTGCGGTGGCTGGAGCGGCGGGTACGCATCAAAGGATATGGAGAAGTTGCGTGA
- a CDS encoding ABC transporter substrate-binding protein, whose protein sequence is MQRIVWFLVVLVLAAGAAHAADKVYINGIDANYPPFAYVDKTGKPSGFDVDALDWIAKKMGFQVKHVPVDWDGIIPNLLAKKIDLICSGMTITAERAEKVAFSKPYWEVKNVFVVKKDSPLTVEEIYAKPLTVGMQAGTSEAKWMADEKAKQGWKFTIKLYDSSPMAIEDLLNGRIDVAAMNYPPARDAERKKPVKILGTFGEVEEFGVAVRKEDQQLLEQINKGFELLKADPYWEELIAKHLNQ, encoded by the coding sequence ATGCAGCGCATCGTGTGGTTCCTTGTGGTCCTGGTTTTGGCAGCAGGGGCGGCCCATGCCGCGGACAAGGTGTACATCAATGGCATCGACGCCAACTATCCGCCCTTTGCCTATGTGGACAAGACCGGTAAGCCCAGCGGCTTCGACGTGGACGCCTTGGACTGGATCGCCAAGAAGATGGGGTTTCAGGTCAAGCACGTGCCCGTGGATTGGGACGGCATCATCCCCAACCTGTTGGCCAAGAAGATCGACCTCATCTGCTCGGGCATGACCATTACTGCAGAGCGGGCCGAGAAGGTGGCGTTCAGCAAACCCTACTGGGAAGTGAAGAACGTCTTTGTGGTCAAGAAGGATTCTCCGCTCACTGTCGAGGAAATCTACGCCAAACCGCTCACTGTGGGCATGCAGGCGGGGACTTCCGAGGCCAAGTGGATGGCGGACGAAAAGGCCAAGCAGGGCTGGAAGTTCACCATCAAACTCTATGACTCGTCGCCCATGGCCATTGAAGATCTGCTCAACGGCCGGATCGACGTGGCGGCCATGAACTATCCCCCGGCTCGGGACGCCGAGCGCAAGAAACCGGTGAAGATCCTCGGCACCTTCGGTGAGGTGGAGGAGTTCGGCGTGGCCGTGCGCAAGGAAGATCAGCAGCTCTTGGAACAGATCAACAAAGGCTTTGAGCTCCTCAAGGCGGATCCGTACTGGGAAGAGCTGATTGCCAAGCATTTGAATCAGTAA